From the genome of Medicago truncatula cultivar Jemalong A17 chromosome 2, MtrunA17r5.0-ANR, whole genome shotgun sequence:
CAAACTACCCATAGCAAATTTCAAATTCAGATAATTCAAGacattataattaacaaaaaaaatcttactcTACAATTAAGTGTATCTTTGGTTCTAAGGTGATAAGAATTGATTTTTGGGTCTAAAATTGAGTCAAAGGTAAAATAATTTGCGTTTCGATACATTTACTTTGAAAcaagttgaacaataaatttgcgtttaaaaatcaattctactagAAAACAACcaaatatgtcaaaatcaatataaaattaaaagttttaaatCTCAACTTCAAACAGAATCAAggaaaatcaatcaaaatcaattatacgcCTCTATAATCAATTTGGACCGTTTAATCCAAATCAATGACAATCACTCTCAAATTAATAACCAAAATTATTTACCTCTTGTACTTATGTGATACAATCACATAAAAGTGAATATAGATTTAAATAAGTGTTCGGTTTGTGTCAGTGCTTTAGTAAATAATATTGCAAAGtcgaaaaaatattgaataaataaataaatagtaccTAGATGAAGGTTCTAGATGAACAACAAGACCATCAACCTCATTGAAAACATTGGAAATGGAAGCCTTAAGAGCTTTAGAAGGACACAAAAGATTTTCCTGTTTGCAAAGGAAAACAATAACATCAACCATACAAATTTTCCCAACACATTGACATTGACCGAATTCAGAGTGGTCACAGTTCCAAACACTGACGAAACTTTCGCCGCCGGAGCTACGGAGGACTTCAATTGCCTCAGCGACGGTAGCCGACGTCGAAAGCGACTTCAACGGCGGCTTACCGAGACAGAGATCAGATAACTCATGTGACAGAAAGAAAACTTCCATGCAAAGATTGAACGCGGCGGCGGAGAGAATGTTGAAAATGTTGCAACAACTCGTTTTTGTTGAGTTGAGTtgagaaatgaagaaaataaaagcgtgtatttatagtggaaaaTTAAATGGAAATAAGATTGTTGTGGgtcccttcattttttttttttaaattggaaaataatatacacttttttctttttggttcaaGTGGGGCTCATTGTTTTACTTTGGCCAAAAGATGATTAATATTTCCTTAATACAAGATATGTTTAAAAAACAATAGaggaaaaaaatccaaaaaaataacaaaaattacatAGTGGTTTACCCAATATAAAGTCACGATTTAGTCCAATAAGAGTGAAAAtgtaaaaagcaaaattagatTTGAGATTTTTCAACCACCCTCACAAAGAATAAAGTTTAATGCGTTCAACCAAttgttctaaaaaaaagttgcttgttacaaaaaaaaaaaaaaaattagaatcgTGCGTGCTCTTTCTAGATGATTTAAATACAAGCCAACCATATAACTTGAAAACAAAATCGAACATTTCCCTAGTACAAGATATGTTTAAAAATagcatagaaaaaaaaaagcaaaaaaaaagtatacatacaaaataacatattggtctgccttttgtcaaaaaaaataaataataatattggtCTGCCCTTTATGTAAACAAGATCGAATATCCTTTATGAAAACATATGCTGATATGCACCACCAAATTGTTACACACGAAAGCCAATATTAGTAGTTGTATGAACAATAGAAATTCCAAATCATTGAAGTACAAGATTTAAAATATGACCAAAGAAATCACATTCCAAGAGATCAATGGATAAAGTTATCTCTTGCAGAaatcctcattttttttttttaagaatgtagGAATCCTCTTGTTAACAACCCTTCACGCCAATAGCAACACTTTGAGAGGTGTTACTCATTATTAATGAGTAACTAATAAACCCCGCCCgtacttattataaaaaaaaaaaaattaattaattttattgaataacGGATGTATCTGACCTATATTATAGAAAAGatacatcagttattcaataattataaagagtaaattgtttcttataataaagagTAGTGCGTAACTTAGTATTGACTTCTTATAATTCGTGACTAACATGTCTTTTTAGCGTCGTTATATCAAGATGAACAAAGCAATACCCATAAAGTTTGGttagatatatcatatatatcgACCATCCaattattaaataacaaatcatatttttatattaatttatttaataaataaatcaactttttaatgagttttgccATTGAATACCGATATTCAgcgaaacaaatttttttttaagaagttaaaatgaaatttattcaaaacagaaaGAATCCTAACTAGCATGAGAAATACTAAGTTAGGAGACTTAAATAACAACATACAAAAGAAAAGTGTGTCGTACGCGGAACACTCAAACAAACACCCATACATCAAATACAAACGTctacaaacaaaccaaaaacaccCTCCACTGAGGGCCCccaaaaccaataaaaactaaACACCAAAGCCACAAAGTCATCTCCCAAAAACAAACTATAAACGCCCTCCAAAATAACCATCAACCCTACCAAAAACCCGTGCAGCCGCACCTTGCTTATCTTCTGCAGTTCAACGCAATTAAGAACATGTAAAATCACCACGAGCATCACTATCAATATCCACGATCACCCCATCCAAAGCCACACCACCATAACCACCAACGAAACGAATTAACCTTCAATAAAATCCTAGGAGTTTGAATTAGTTACACTTTCCATATCttttacttcaatttttttcccgaatcaatcatatttatctttcttttttaaaataaaaccaagCAAGTGTAAAAGAAATTGACTAAAACAAATGTAAATGTTATcctattgttgtttttttctctatatagtttagtggttaaaaatttatttgcttaagatgaataagtaagATGTCTGTAGTTTAAACGTCATCATCTACATATacaatgcattgtccctacttCGACCGCTTATGGGTGACTAATCTACATTGGGGAATATGTGGGGTACACTGGTACACAAGGTGGGTTCTCATCTCCCAATCGATTTTTTTCATATGTGTGAGACGGCAAAATtgcaaacacaaaaaaaaaaaaaaaaaccgaaagtatgtgaaaatcatttatttaacttaaaagaaataaaaaaacaattcgGACATGTGATTTCTGGTCAAAATTACCCTAAATCATTCATATTTGATagattacaaaaagaaaaaattatgacgGCTAAGATTTGAGAAGGAAAAAGACAGAGAAATAGAAATGAAAAAGATGCTAATAAAGCTATATACcgttttaaaaatgaaaaggtgTTAATAAAGTTATATACTACcgttttaaaaaagaaatggtaaataattctattttcttttacataacTTGATTTTatatgttccttttttttttttgtctaaatatACATCATTACTTATAGTTGTGTGGctataatcataatctataatattatttcaataatattttatctcCTTTTTACTTTCATATATCaattatattttctcaaaaaaatatatcaattaagTTTAACttctacattttttaataaaattaaattatgttataTAACATGTACTATTgtctatttgatattttaaaaaataatatattgtcTCGAGAGAAATGAACTCGTCGTATCTCTTAAAGTGGATTATCATGTTTAAGGCCTTTGGATGAAAAATGATGTTCGAaagagagaattttttttttttgttacgacATGTTATTGACATGAAATTTACATATCGTGTGTTCTCTCCTTTaaccaaattttaattttttgtatttaagCGGTCTAAATTCTTACAATTGGATCAGTTTACTATTGGTggaaaaagaagttttttttttttttttaatatataaaaccaAAACTAAGCAATTTTATTATTGacaaaattcataataaatatcGGAACTTCATCACAATTTTAATGAATCataatacacacacacatgcaTCCCTAGCAAAGTGTGAGCGTCCACATACATTTCAaagattaataatttaaaaatatttattcctcttgtaaatattttttcaaatatactttttataattcattttttctcGAGTAAgtaattcatatattttatatagcataaaaattaaatattaaccgaaaatattattaataaattataaatttatgatgCTTATATGTAAGATCCACTCAAGTACTCAAAATCGATTTCCATGAATTACATCGTGGATATACTCTAATGTGCACGTGGAAAGTAGTAGTGAGTTGTGATCATTTATTTCACTTTGACCACCAAAAAAATGGACGATAGCTAACCTTCCatcattcttttttaaaaaaaaaccttccaTCATAATGCAAAAGAGCAGATCTGacaataatttattaataattaaaggtACTAACTAACAAACATTTGTacgaaaatattattttctcatGGCTACAAAGACATTATTagagaaacaaaataaataaaatagacaaaaagaaCCATGCTTAAATATTCaccaaattaaatttgttttgtttgataagACGTTGTGGTGATTAACAGCTGATTGCATATCAGATCGATCAACAAGCCGGCATCTCAACATATATTCTCGATCATATGCTTTGATCAACTTGCAcaatatatattaatgtttCTTTCTTGTCATCAATTTGACAAATTGAGTCAAAAAGAACGTATACACACCATATagtaaacaaaatcaaattggCATACTAGCATATTTGTCACTTGTGAGtgaccaacaacaaaaacaataagaTCTAGAAGGGCCTTTGAGtgaagaaactaaaataaaccacatctcatattatttttaaaatgaagtgcTAGCACTACCCTCTTTAATAATACTTAATTTtcgaaattttttttattagttaaaatttATGAATGTCGTCAAATCATGAGTCACGGGTGAATTTGATAAGATTCGTATGAATTTTGAGCCAATAAAATAgaatatggtaaaaaaaaaaaactaaaataaagcaCATcttagatgatttgatgttcaaataacacattaacattttaatcaaatattaattcaAGTATGGTAAAAAAACTTCTCAAGGAACATGATGATTTAATTGATGCAAAGAGGAACATTTGTCCAAActttttcatataatatatttgtcCAAAAACTTGATAAAGAATATGCATTAACAAGTGACATTACTCCAGCTAATGTTCAcgttgtaaacaaaaaaaatgttcacGTTACTGATTAATTTTTAACCCTTATTTATAATTTGTCATGCGTGATGGTGACTGATGACAGACATATTGTAAGCAAGAAACATGTACAACATATGTAACTGGATCTCAAGAACAAATAGATGCCTCTAAAATATAGAATAAACGAAAATCTTATACCTAGCATGTTTAAACAAATAGATGCCTCTAAAATTTAAACTTGTTAGGATCTGTGATATAAcgtgtataaattattttataaaaagaaatagttCTTAATTTATCTTGTTGTATTCATATTTCATAATTGAAACCCAAACAAatgtatttataattatttatagcAATTTAATCTCACTTACCTACATGTTAAATGGACGGTCCGAGGAGGAAGATATTGATGGCTAACCAACTACATGCATGACATGCGTGGTAcgatataattattttttttttaacaagccaaaatggaattatatacgAATTAGTAGTTCCAAACGTACAAGGTGTGCCTTTAGAGACTACCTCAGAAACCAAGAGTTACAACGATTACATACAAAACACAACAGAAAAACCttagccaatacccaaacaaacaagagggcTTGACCACCACTGCTGAGTCCCAAAAACAAAGGTagcttttttagctttcaaccaacctAGAGACAACAGCTTAACCTTATCAAGTAAACAGGGGATGGGGGTAACAACATGATTAAACATACGGTTATTACGTTCATTCCAAACAACCCAGGCACAAAGAAGCCAGATTAGTTGCATAAAAGAACGTCTAGCAGCACCACCACCTATCAAATGAGTGAACTGTAAAAAATGAGCTGAAATATTATTTGTGTCCACCCCAAAGCAACCGATCCAATCACGCACCAAATGCCACAGAGAACCAAAAGTATCACACAATAAAAATAGATGTCGAGCCGATTCAGGATGACCGCAGCCAGCAACACACAAAGACATGTCAGACGACAACACCCGTCGAGCAATCAAATTTGTCCTTGTTGATAAACGATCACGGAGGAGCCTCCACGCAAAAACGGAAACCTTCAAGGGAACCTGTTTGTGCCAcaccaaatccagatcatcgaCGGCGACCGGAGGTACCTGAGAGATTAACAAACTATATGCACCTCGAACTGTGTAACCACCAGATGGGTCCGGAAGCCACACCCAGCTATCTGAAACAATAGGATTCAAGGAAACATCAAGAAGTAAAGCCCTACACTCATCTagcaactcctcctcccactgCCATAACCTACGTCTCCACCTCCACACCTCCCCCCACCGCTCCGAATCAAACGATATAGTTAATTAAAATCCGCTTAAACGTACCATTATTGATCTATTTTTAGgctaaataaaagtaaaaatcaaATGTGCATCGGTCATAGCTCAActaataaaaatgtcaaaattgttaggtcgaTTGTCATGATCAAAGTTTAAATCCCGATACCTTCACTTATGTaagtgagtttataatgactttgtaaTTTcgtttaactaaaaaaaaagtaaaaatcaaatatgattGCATTGCTTTCAACTTGGATGGTTTATACACCGGGAGTgtagaaattttgtttttttattttaaacaaaatattctcGTTTCAtttattcagattttttttaaggaagcaaAATGAAATTACGATAACAAACAAAGATCATAACCAGAATAAGGAGGGCTAAGAAAGAACACAAAAAGCACAATCATACGAAATGAATCATCACTGTTAATGTACGATTTTCCAAAACATTTTTTCtgttttacatttatgataatggaaaatacaccaataatataattgatgaaaataatttggtaaaataaacattttttttttcattttggttaAGTAGTTTAGCAGATATAATATCACACTTTTTAAGTGGAAATAAATAGAGAATCACAGATTCAAACTCGTATCTCTGTAAATAGATATCCATCTGCTGAACTATGTTAGTTCATGAGAATGATATTTTCTTCTAATCATTacatagaaaaatattaagaaatgcCCATGAAATACTTTctaagaagtaaaaaaaaaaaaaaaaaaaatcttaaaaattaggcattcaacacttttttttgtcaagtagtctagtgcagttagagctcacacaatttaattgtggagaagtgaagtgtttggggttcgaaccccagctcctgcatataatatacaatatctctatcaactgagctaagctcacggggatagaCATTCAACACTTTAAAACTTAATAATAGTTACTTTCTAAATTGAGATATTTGGGTCAATGATTCAAAAGAAAAGTCTAGATCCAAAAACAAATGAGAAGAGAGGAAAATGTCAACATAAGCACACATGATCGTGTCAGTAGGGAAACGGTGCTGGCCTGGCTGCATCTTCTTACTATTATTGATTACCTTTCTGAACATGATGAGCTGTGGTTCTCCGTACATTTCAATAAGTACAAACTTAGTATCATCATAACTACTGTGGGCTTGTCTTTGTCCTGTCTTTTATCTTTGTGTTAATCTTGTTCCTCTTTCTTTGGTTTGGGTGTTACATCCAAACACGTCTCTCATTCTCAGGCACTTCAAATATTCCACACTGCCCCCTTCTGCTTCCTTTGTCCTTGCATACTTTCAAGATATTATTGCTTAAATTGATACCAAAATCAAATAAGGAAAATGTGTGTATTTAATGTTAACAAGTAGTATCTTTGAATCActctttttgaataaataacttGCATTTCGTCTTCAATCATGTTCATACAATGCTATGTGTAATCTTGATTAGTCTTTAACCTGATTATGATCATCTCTCTCATAACCGCAAAAAGTTCCCCCAACCTATAATAGGTTGATCTGATTTGACCAAAGTTATGATAGGGAGGTTGCGAGTATCCCTAAACATCGTGTTCATCGATTCTATAAGATTAGTTGTCATATGACTCCAATGTTAACCTTCATTATACGtttgaattcatttttctttgggTATATTGTCGACCCACTTCAAAGCTTTCGGGTTTGCCTCCTAGATAAACTAGTTCAGTACAATAGTTttacaaaacaatataaatttaataagcTAACTTATCCAATATATCTACTATAAATTAGCTTTTAAACTAATGGCTAGCTATAAATTCATCCgttataaactattttatcaGATATCCGTT
Proteins encoded in this window:
- the LOC120578407 gene encoding uncharacterized protein, whose protein sequence is MYGEPQLIMFRKVINNSKKMQPDSWVWLPDPSGGYTVRGAYSLLISQVPPVAVDDLDLVWHKQVPLKVSVFAWRLLRDRLSTRTNLIARRVLSSDMSLCVAGCGHPESARHLFLLCDTFGSLWHLVRDWIGCFGVDTNNISAHFLQFTHLIGGGAARRSFMQLIWLLCAWVVWNERNNRMFNHVVTPIPCLLDKVKLLSLGWLKAKKATFVFGTQQWWSSPLVCLGIG